One genomic window of Blastocatellia bacterium includes the following:
- a CDS encoding DNA double-strand break repair nuclease NurA has product MSLRNKIANALNSKAQEFTSFDQQLNSSSLFYDEKICEFSKLNYEEILANLSDFSAPGAIPLAEFQTSKNLVVKFNEQWSNHEEARTWAYKILLGHPTFAADGSQIMPSKDLSLPVAAIQVAWFENPHTPNGQYTKNTRVEVLSPNDLLMGKGAELQVSDQMVNLRRFQLEVEVLTNYMESYAQNNDTGKTPPLVFLDSSIVISFAERWHEDQRKLFIEPLIRLLDVSEATNVPIVGYVDTTLACDITVMFKYFFALDIQRSPLHDAYLFRNLAWGDRSIFFTCARAGLLDQFGKHKRGVGFVYLKTNQNLPARLDIPVWVYEKGLLDYVINLVRAEVVVGVGYPYPLATADATAFISSTDREAFYQIFQQFLQKQEINIHVSQKALSKSQTRR; this is encoded by the coding sequence ATGTCTTTAAGAAATAAAATTGCTAATGCCTTAAATTCTAAAGCCCAGGAATTTACAAGCTTTGATCAACAATTAAATAGTAGTAGTTTGTTTTATGATGAAAAAATTTGTGAATTTTCAAAGTTAAATTATGAGGAAATTCTTGCAAATTTATCTGACTTTTCTGCACCTGGGGCAATTCCATTAGCAGAATTTCAGACTAGTAAAAATCTAGTAGTTAAATTTAATGAACAATGGTCAAATCACGAAGAAGCGCGTACTTGGGCATATAAAATTTTACTTGGGCATCCAACTTTTGCCGCAGATGGTTCGCAAATAATGCCGTCCAAAGATTTGTCCTTGCCTGTTGCAGCAATACAAGTTGCTTGGTTTGAAAATCCACACACACCTAATGGACAATATACTAAAAACACTCGTGTAGAGGTACTTTCACCTAATGATCTATTGATGGGAAAGGGTGCAGAGCTACAAGTTTCTGATCAAATGGTAAACTTGCGACGCTTTCAACTAGAAGTAGAAGTTTTAACTAATTATATGGAAAGCTATGCTCAAAATAATGATACAGGCAAAACTCCTCCACTTGTTTTTCTTGATAGCTCAATTGTAATTTCTTTTGCTGAACGTTGGCATGAAGACCAAAGAAAATTGTTTATTGAGCCTTTAATTAGGCTTTTGGATGTTTCAGAAGCTACTAATGTTCCTATTGTTGGTTATGTAGACACTACGCTTGCTTGTGATATCACGGTAATGTTTAAGTATTTTTTTGCTTTAGATATTCAGCGTAGCCCGCTACATGACGCATATTTATTTCGCAATTTAGCTTGGGGAGATCGCAGTATTTTTTTTACTTGTGCGCGTGCAGGGCTACTAGACCAATTTGGTAAACATAAAAGAGGGGTTGGATTTGTTTACTTAAAAACTAATCAGAATTTGCCTGCTCGTTTAGATATTCCGGTTTGGGTATATGAAAAAGGCTTGCTTGATTATGTAATAAATTTAGTACGTGCTGAAGTAGTGGTTGGTGTAGGCTATCCTTACCCTTTAGCAACGGCTGATGCTACAGCGTTTATCTCTTCAACTGATCGAGAAGCTTTTTACCAAATATTTCAACAGTTTTTACAGAAACAAGAAATAAACATACATGTTTCTCAAAAAGCGTTAAGTAAGAGTCAAACTAGAAGATAG